One region of Natronorubrum aibiense genomic DNA includes:
- a CDS encoding sensor domain-containing protein: protein MSSADRPNRERSYSVADLVGVVAERQTYKNLCYLSVAFPLGMVYSVVFLVGFGFGTVLFVLGIGVLLLIGTVIGSRLLAGFERWLANALLSVDLGTTNGVRFSSDGLLATMRRYFDAPSTWRGLGFLMVKFWFGFVAIVLLIVFVTALSFLTVPFRYPHTEELFRINDEPITWTIDTLPEAALAVVLGVGLGLAFFHLSNAFAYVAGRIAVALLDDSSESEATPTAPMD, encoded by the coding sequence ATGTCATCTGCAGACCGGCCGAACCGCGAGCGTAGCTATTCGGTCGCCGATCTCGTCGGCGTCGTCGCCGAGCGCCAGACGTACAAAAACCTCTGCTATCTGAGTGTGGCGTTTCCACTCGGAATGGTGTACTCAGTGGTGTTTCTCGTCGGTTTCGGGTTCGGAACCGTCCTCTTTGTGCTCGGCATCGGCGTTCTGCTGTTGATCGGCACTGTCATCGGCTCTCGACTGCTTGCGGGGTTCGAACGATGGCTCGCAAACGCGTTGCTTTCAGTCGATCTCGGGACGACCAACGGCGTTCGGTTCTCGTCAGACGGGTTGCTGGCGACGATGAGACGATATTTCGACGCTCCCTCGACCTGGCGCGGACTGGGCTTTCTCATGGTGAAGTTCTGGTTCGGGTTCGTCGCGATCGTGTTGCTCATCGTGTTCGTCACCGCACTCTCGTTTCTCACCGTGCCGTTCCGGTATCCACACACGGAAGAACTGTTCAGGATCAACGACGAGCCGATCACCTGGACGATCGACACACTCCCGGAAGCAGCCCTCGCAGTGGTGCTCGGGGTTGGTCTCGGACTCGCGTTCTTCCACCTTTCGAACGCTTTTGCGTACGTCGCTGGCCGAATCGCGGTTGCCCTGCTCGATGACTCGAGCGAGTCGGAGGCGACACCGACCGCGCCGATGGACTGA
- a CDS encoding RNA-guided endonuclease InsQ/TnpB family protein, with amino-acid sequence MDYSARFRLLPTTEQRELLGWQRNTVRQVYNHALHRLNQLPEQPDKTVRQRVWHVRDELPTWKDKWPEWSNVYSTVLQAAVERIYHSITGLAQQRDNGHKIGELNWKKPREFQSFTYRQRGFELDRKSGRDGRGRLILKKVRGETIEIPIRLHRDLPDDAEVKHVSVKQEATGAWYASFNIEHKNPEKPDVEDIDPADAVGLDLGVLNFIHDSDGRSIDRLDLSDDRERLEREQRSLSRKEYESKNWERQRRRVAEVHIDMWNKKRDFKHKLAHFYTREYDAVFVEDLDVRGMLENGGNARNKAEVGWRDFIRVLKHHGRKHGCHVVEVEPAGTTKECSRCGAETVKPLWVREHSCPSCGLELDRDWNAALNVFSRGLEDIGVVHSEATTPVETATAVDTYSVSASRVVEAGSPCLKEAA; translated from the coding sequence ATGGACTACAGCGCACGGTTCCGACTCCTGCCAACCACGGAGCAGCGAGAACTGTTGGGTTGGCAACGAAACACCGTGCGCCAAGTCTACAACCACGCACTCCACCGACTCAACCAACTCCCCGAACAACCCGACAAAACCGTCCGACAACGAGTCTGGCACGTCCGCGACGAACTCCCCACGTGGAAGGACAAGTGGCCGGAGTGGAGCAACGTGTACTCCACCGTCCTCCAAGCTGCCGTGGAGCGCATCTACCACAGCATCACCGGCCTCGCCCAACAACGTGACAACGGCCACAAAATCGGAGAGTTGAACTGGAAGAAACCACGCGAATTTCAGAGCTTCACGTACCGCCAACGCGGCTTCGAACTCGACAGAAAGAGTGGTCGCGATGGCCGTGGACGCCTGATCCTCAAGAAAGTGCGTGGCGAGACAATTGAAATCCCGATCCGATTGCACCGAGACCTTCCAGATGACGCCGAGGTGAAACACGTCTCCGTCAAACAGGAAGCCACCGGTGCGTGGTACGCGTCGTTCAACATCGAACACAAGAACCCCGAGAAACCCGATGTTGAGGATATTGACCCTGCGGATGCAGTGGGTCTTGACCTCGGTGTCCTGAACTTCATCCACGACTCGGACGGCCGGTCAATCGACCGTCTTGACCTGTCCGATGACCGCGAGCGACTGGAGCGCGAGCAACGCTCCCTGTCACGCAAAGAATACGAGTCAAAGAACTGGGAGCGGCAACGCCGGCGTGTTGCGGAAGTGCATATAGATATGTGGAACAAGAAGCGTGATTTCAAGCACAAGCTCGCGCATTTCTACACTCGTGAGTACGATGCCGTCTTCGTGGAAGACCTCGACGTGCGCGGGATGCTCGAAAACGGTGGGAACGCGCGAAACAAGGCGGAGGTTGGGTGGCGTGATTTCATCCGAGTTCTCAAGCATCATGGTCGAAAGCACGGGTGTCACGTGGTGGAGGTGGAACCAGCGGGGACAACGAAGGAGTGCAGTCGGTGTGGCGCGGAGACGGTGAAGCCGTTGTGGGTCAGGGAACACAGTTGTCCGTCGTGCGGCTTGGAGTTGGATCGGGATTGGAACGCGGCGCTGAACGTCTTTTCTCGAGGATTGGAGGATATAGGAGTGGTTCACTCCGAAGCAACAACGCCTGTGGAGACTGCGACCGCTGTGGACACCTATAGTGTGTCTGCAAGTCGCGTCGTCGAAGCAGGAAGCCCCTGCCTCAAGGAGGCGGCGTAA